The DNA segment TCTTGTTTACAGAAAATCTGCAAAAAGCTGAAGAAATGGTCAGTAGCCATACACGTCTCCCACTTCTAGCTTGTATAGCTCCCATCCATCTATCATGACAAGAGTAACAAAATTCTGTTTATCATATGGCTATATATTCATGCGAGTCGAATAAGTTGAGTTATATGTGTGTAGAAAATATGTCTGCCAACTTGTTATACCCCTATTGAAAATACAGTAGTCTCATGTCgaagaaatagaaaaacagTAGTCTTTATTTTAGAAAGTTTATTTATTAGTCTGGGCATCTAAACAAAGCACTTCTGCTTTTGAAATGTTCTTGTTCAGCAAAAGCAGCCCACCTAACCTGTCCCTATAAATAGTCTAGCATAAGagctcaaaattcaaacaaccTTAAGCTTCAAACACTTTTCTCTATAACCCAGttctcctccttttttttttttttattgctgaGTTAACCCAGTTCTCCTCCTCATAAAGCCAAACCAATATAACCATTGGATTGAATTCAGTTCGGGTTCAATCCATTGTTTTAAGGTTTTAAGAAACTCAAAGGCAACCTATGAACTCTTGAAGATTAGACACGGTTTGTCCGGTACCAGTTCCTATCTTCAAACAAGATTTCCAAACTTATTAAGATCGGGATTGTCAAGATGGACAAGGTTACAAGATTGGCTTCAGAGAATGGGATAGTGATATTCAGCAAAAGCTCCTGTTGCATGTGTTATGCAGTCAAAATTCTATTTTCTGAGCTCAGGGTGAGGCCCACAATTCATGAGATTGACCAAGACCCTGAAGGCAGGGAAATGgagaaagctctcatgaggttGGGTTGTAATGCACCTGTACCAGCTGTATTCATTGGAGGAACGTTGATAGGATCTACCAATGAAGTCATGTCCCTCCATTTAAAAGGCTCGTTGAGTTTATTACTGAAGCCTTATGAAGCTTTATCCTAAATTTACTACTCCAACAGCTTGTCAGAACAATAAATTTGGCTCAAACTAGTAGTGCATCAAGCGCCATATGGAATTATATTTGTAGTGTTTGTGTGAAGTACTGTGTAGCATTTGATTACCTATAGTGTGTAATATGTTTCCTATTCTTAATGAAGTTGACTTTTAAGTACACTCTGTTTTCAAGTGCTTTATGCAATTTAACTTGAATGTAATTTTTGGAGTTGAGACTTGACAGTTGTTCTCTGCTTCCCTGTTTGACTGCAAAGCAAGTAATTCACTTCCTATTATGACCAACAGAAGGGAGTATGTAGTCCTGGTCCTAACAGAGGGAACTTTGATATATATAACAGCCCTGGAAATCAACAGCCCTTGAGAGTTGTACATCAGTCTCAGGATCCCCTTTATAGTGCATAGAAGTATTTCCATAAGCATTTCAACATAATCATCTCAACATGTATCAAAAGTTCCAGCAGCACAGAAGCCATAGGCATTTTTACTTCATCAATTTCCAGAGAACTTACATCTGTTTGAGTGCGTGTGTAACAGGGTCCTGCATAGAAACTCAGTGATATATTTTTTAGCACCGGCAATAATTGAAGAGGAGGAGGGGTTATGCAAGCAAAAGAAAATTTGTGTCAATTATAACAatttcccaaaaataaaaatatttctggGAGGGAGAGAATCTAACTTTTGAAATCCTTATTGCATTCCTCCATACGTGAaagtccaaaaataaaaattcttaacttTCTATACTGTGCTGCCAttgatttttcaactttttggtAAAGAATAGTATTCCATTCCTTGCCTTTTCCCCCACTTTAAACCTTTAAATTGTTCTACCTTTCATTCCCTTAGTTATGTAACATTAGTCAAGTGACTATCGTCAGTGTAGTCACAAAAAACCTGGACCCATCACTATGGTAAAACTATTTGTACTATGTATCATCAGAGTGGGGTAGCTAAAATCTTCATTAGTTTCCCTTTCTCATTGCCCCTTGTACTACTCTAGCAAAGTATGGAATATCCaaacggggagagagagagagagagagaggttgctggggggggggggggggggggggggggggagggatgGAATATTCTTCCACATTATCTCAGAAACCTGGATTTAGTAATCAAGTTATAGGGGCTACATACATCAGTAAAAAATACCAGTCTCTTTTGAGATGGATATAAGCATAATCTTGCGATTAAGTTCCATTCTAGTTTTTTAACCCCCGCTAAAAGATATTCTCATCAGCTCAAGTATTCTTCACTGTATCAAATGGAATAATGAAAGTGGCAAAATCATTCTCATCTTTACTAAAGAAAAGTCTGAGAGTGTGAAAACCTGGAGCTAGTTTAATTTGTCGATTACATAACTACACAAACAATAATATGTGAACTGAAAAAGAATATTTGTGTACATTTAGGTTGAGCTAGGACAGGCACTGAAAAGTTagggcaaaaaaagaaaagcatttgCATTTTCTGGTAGGTTTGGATGGCCATTAACATCTGGGATATTATATTCTCTTAGCAATGCCaaagatgaaagaaaacaaacaaatgtggctaagaaactaaagaaaagaatatcatcCATGTGCGGTCTGACTCAAAGAATCCAACCAAACCAAAATACTTCTTGACTTTTGCTGATCAGTCATCATCAATCTTAATCGAGAAAAATTCTTCAGGAGAAATCGATATGTGACGTTTGTGAAGTTACATTTGTTGTCAAGAAATGAGGAACAAGTGGTCGATTTGTACCTTCCCGTGCCTTTGTTTAACCCACCAATCTGGGCTGACACAAACTCCATGCATGTATTCTTTCTCTTTCAAACCGTTTAGACACAGATATTTTTTCCTCGGCTGGGAGGAAGGAATTGAAGACGACAAAAGTATAGTAGGATGGTCTCTGTATATGTCATAGCGGACTTTCCCCAATGAGTACTCCAACTTCTCTATCTATACGAAATTACTAAATTTGGCATCGAAACgaattaaattgataaaatattattaataaatagcAATTCAATTCGCGAAACCTCCAATCAACTTGCATGACAcaaatatattctaattttaaattttataaatgtttaATTTATATGTACTCTTTTGTTATTgagatgtaatattaatattagtaattAACTACTTAGTATCTCAagcttttattttgttaatatataattttattttataaaattataatttcttttacgCTATTGGTTTGATGTCggcaataaaatattttatcgtAAATCTAATTGTAAttgtaaatgattttatttagttatcatgtgtattatatatgaaaattatattaaataaacgAGTTAGCTCAACCCCTTCATATGAAACGAGTTAAATGGGTTGAAGCAGattaaatgaattgaaatagGTTTAAACAATTTAAATGGATCATATCAAGAATTATTAAACAACCCCTTCATATGATTTGACACAATACGAATATGACTGCAAACACAAATTGACACCCCTCTAAGTTGTGGGTACATTGTTACAACTTAATCTAaacacatttttttcttttcaaagtaTATATAGTTGGTCCTCTCAAGATACATCACATTAAAAGACAAAGAactacttgataaaattttatgatttctttTTAAGCAATGTTACTTGTCATCTCCCATCACACTTGCTGATGTGCCACATTTTATATGGCTACTTTTATAAACTACTTATATAGCTATCACTTGAAATGTAACAACGAGTCGCATCACAAAATATGATCGGAAATGACAAGATCTAGGTGAAGGTAAGTATTACtcatatgagtaatgctatttaTCATCCTAATTCTCATCATGCTCCTATCATCTTATGATTTGGTATTAGATAAttggaaattatttattatatttcatttgtaAACTTATCATTTAATGCCACATCATAGAATGGTGAGAAAATGATAAGAATtatgatgatgaatagattttttctactCATATTTATCTGGTCTAAACCACAACTTTTTCACCTAGCAGGCATAGACCTGTCAATaccaaataacattttttttccttcaaaagaGTCTGGAGGGACGAACAGTGCAGGGACAAGTCCCTAGCCTCTACTCTAAGTGCATGAGTTGCGACAAAATAAAATAGGGCAAAAAGAATATTGTTTCTACATGGAGAAGATTCAagtatcaatttataaaatttcctaTATTATTTAGATAATCccaaattattgttattgactGCATATTctttacttgaaaaaaaaaattaaatattaaaggtTCCTAGGGCTTGAATTTCATCAATTTAATTCTTTCAATGAGTTTAACATGGTTACTtgcataaatattttactaattaCAATGGCTGAATTCCCTTTGTCAtgtgatatcttatttcaaggTATAACACATACACCTATATCAATCCTATGTCTACTGTCAtgatcacataaattaatataaattcattatattCTATGGAATTTTTTAATGTAGGTCATAAAGGTGTGTATTTATTTCTAAATTACACTGTCAGGATTTGATGAATTCATGAAATAATATTGAACTTCAACTTTTGTTACTTCATTCAACATCTTAAACATGTAAATTCATGGACAGTAAATTATAAGAATGAAAACTGAAATCATCAAATTGCAATTAATAAAGGATATTCAATACAACCATActcaaatcatattaaaaattcaatGATTACATCCTAGCCCTAGAATAAGAAAACTAGCAAATCATAACTGATAAAACAATCCAATTATTTATCAAACATAAATTCGAATTGAACATCATTAATAACAATTTAGcaattaaaaattatagaaagaaaaaaagaattatgtAATTGTAAAAATCGTGagctttattttttctcttagaaTTACAGTTGCTCCTTTCAATCCTCTTCTTTCAATTTTGTGCCAATAATACTCTTATATatggtagaaaaaaaaaacaataaaattttcctgatttcttaaaaaaaaaaaaatcacctgaCTTTTTGGACTTATCTTGGTAGCCATGTATGGGCTTTaagagtttgaattttgaaatctttattatgTACAAAGTTATAgacctttaagatagctttctaaccCATCAAAAATTGCATCAATCGGATATATAAATAGAAAGTTAcggtcaaaatactaaaatatgtccagactgtTTCCTAACACATTtcgaatttgaattttttgtagaTTCGTTTTGtgattcctttttttcctttctttcttttctttctttcttttttttttttagaacttAATTCACTaacaaagatggagtacaaaTGAGGTATCACAAATCACTCCTAAATTCTAAAACCCCAGTACACCTAATGAGTTCTCAAATATCACAAAAttaattctctctttttttctagCCACACTCACCTCTTCTCCTTACAAaaatgcatttatatatataacatggcAAATGAATTAATTTTTCTGAACATTCGCTCAAGTGAAATGTCGAGCATGCATCAAGCAAACAATCTATTTGAAGTTAGCTTGAGCGGATGTTGAACGAGCAATCTGTCTGAAGTTTGCTCAAGCTAAGGTCAAGCCAAAGTTCACTCTAGCCAAGTCGAGCCACAGTCAAGCCAAGTTTTTAGAATGACGTTTTCAATAGGAAATCAAGCCACCATCccaacaaatctccaccttggcttaAATTTCGTCAAGTCTGAACAAAACAAGTGAATTCCGCACCAAGAAGATCGAAAAACAAACTCCTTCATAAATCCTAAACAGAACACAATGTCTATCATTGAAGAACTCAATTTCCACCCAAAGTCTTCAATTTCATACACAACTTAACCAAATTAGAGGCTTGGCCCTAATGAAGAGTCTCAATATCTCCACACAAAGACAAACACACTACAATACAGATTACTTACTTGAACAACCGCTTTCGAATATACACCAAggctaaaaataaatattttctgtcAAAGTAAAAATACCACCAAGTTTGCATGAGCATATCTTGAAGGAGTCTACATGAGCATATCCCAAAGGTGGCCAAAATGTGTCCTTTAACTACACAAAAAAATTGTAAACTTGCTTTCACTGTGCCAatgccaaaatcaaaatcatgcTCATTTTCAATATTATAATCTAGAGTACCATCTACACTCTATCGTGAAACTCTTCCAACAATTCCACCTTCTTACTATAACCATTCTCTCATTCGCTATGGAAGACAGCAAACGCTGTGAAAGAAGAACAGTTCACCTAATGGCAAGCTATGTTGACCGCTTCACCCAAATCTGTAGACAAGCCTGACAAAACCAAAAGCATGCTGCTGGCTCTCCTCAAGGGTCTGATTCATCTGTTAGTTACCCCATTTCCATGTAGTAGGTCAAACTATATGGTCTAAAAAAAGCTCTACCTTCTTGCTTGTAAATCACTTGTCTTCTCAAGTGCTTGAATGCATCAGACACGTCATTCATTGCTTCAAAAACCAAGTCCAACCTTTTATCAAAATGGTCATCAAACAATATGAGTACAACTAGGACACCACCTTGCACAAAATTTACGCCAAAAATCAGCACAAATATACTATAGTAAACTTGATTCTGTACTACTTTACAAGAATACAATGCCAACACAAAAATCAAGCTTCCTTATCTCGTGATcacacaaagaaaaaaaatacctaTCACAAATGACCACGCTCTTTCACCCATATGACCCAATCACATTTGTCATAAATGAGTAGTGCCTGAATTTGAACCTTGTAGTTGCACCAATCATTATCTCaccaagaagaaaataaagacctTATGTTTTCTTTCCTGTCATTATCACCAAAGAGCTCTTGTAGATTCAAATGGCTCCACCATTAACTGAATACTGATTACCAAATGAGTCAAGAATGTCCaaagatataatatttttcttcaaagatggaATATTCTGAACATTAGACAAAGTTATGACAGTTCCATCATACATATTAATTTTGactgaaccaatcccaacaatataGCAAGTCATATCATTCACAACCAAAATGAAAATCATCGTTGATTGATTCATAAGTAATGAACTAATCTCTTTTAGGACACATATAAAACGTATAAGGTCAATCCATAACCCATTTGTCATCAAAACGGCAGCGAGAGTCGAGCCGCTGACTACTAGGAAAATATCAAAGTTGATAGTATTATCAACAACACTAACAACATTGAGGAAATTGCTTCCTCATTTTTTAATCTGAGACACTCATTTTTGCAATGGTCAAACTTGTGATAATagtgacatttaacatttttcttgttaaatttaaAGTTGCCACTAGAATTACCCCTACCCTGATCCAAACCTCTTCCACCAGATCTACCACTagatgaatatttcacaaataagCTATTGGCTTGATTAACCATGCCTTGTAGGCAATCTTGTTCTCAACTCTTTAGAATTCAAAGTAGATTTTACATCCACCAAGAAGAG comes from the Carya illinoinensis cultivar Pawnee chromosome 8, C.illinoinensisPawnee_v1, whole genome shotgun sequence genome and includes:
- the LOC122317888 gene encoding glutaredoxin-C13-like codes for the protein MDKVTRLASENGIVIFSKSSCCMCYAVKILFSELRVRPTIHEIDQDPEGREMEKALMRLGCNAPVPAVFIGGTLIGSTNEVMSLHLKGSLSLLLKPYEALS